The Solanum pennellii chromosome 4, SPENNV200 genomic interval ataataattatgaataaaatatattttatataatacaataaagataattcattattcaaaattattatttttaataaaccTCTAactcattaaaaatataaatactcgatacgaataattttttacttttaaagttttaatatataaGTTAATAGGGAGGGATCGAAGACTTGTgtaatgtattggttttatttattatggtttgacttttattttttaatattattattatattataaatttaattttgattagtcaaaaataatttaatttttttttatataatatccatctttttcaaaataaactgCCCCATGTAAATGGTCTTTTCCTGTGCGTGTTAAGCCACAGGTGTGATCTGGAAACCAATACTTGTCAAAGGCACAGcacattttatttctttatttatttttattattagtaattttttagaaaaaaatagatcactttcaattttattttattttttcctattttatttacttgcttttgatttttatttttctattcgATATTTTGTGCTACTTTTAGGGATCGattaatttaagttatattGTACAAGATCTATTAACGTAAAAAATGTTCTTTAGTTGAATCTAAAACTAAAAGTGGAACACTAAATTTAGCCCttttaaaatgacataaaatggcttatatatatgatttccCCACTATAAAATTGAGTAAAAAATGTAAATTCCTGTATTGTAAATTAATAGAAATTATGTTCGtcttttttttcagtttttggACAGCAACGTTTTAGTCTCAATTTATTATGAATCGACAAGTTAGTGTAAAGTCACAAGCTAATGTGGGCTACCATCATCACGCGCTAAATGCGATGATAATATGAGTTGagcttaaataaaatatgagtaAGCTATTCACATTGACAAAACAACTTATTCGGGACTGAAGCGTAGCTATTATTAGTCTAAGATTTAATTGAGAGTctgttgaggaagaaaaaaaaattaggctaTTAAGCGTAGCTATTATATTTTTCTCACACCTTCTACATCAAAGCAAAAGCTAATAGTTTCATGattaaaacaagaaaaggaGACGAAATCCTAAGAGGACATAGATAACAAAGAACAATAACCAAACAAAGGCTATTAAGCTGTATATGACAAATAGATTCCAAATATAAAGTAGAAAAGGCCTTTGACACACCAAACTTGCCATCCAATGGCAGATAAATGGTAATGAAGTTCACAAGGATCAGTTTTTCATCCCCACCAATTTGTACATCCAAGTGCAATCAAGAAAACAGTAGCCAACTCGGCTTACGAACCACAGCAAGATGACTTCTGGGCACCTTGACCGGCAGTTCCTGCCTGATCGGATTGGTTGATCCTGATTGACTGAGGCTGCACGAAAAGAGAGGACATATTCATATACGAGATGTCCTAATAACTCGAGTTCattgaaagaaaagaataatGGAAGGCGGAGGAACTATCTGCGTACCTCAGTCTTGGAATCAGATTCTGAAAGCCTTTGCTTGATATCCTtaccaattgaaaagaaaacttCTTCCACATTCAGGTTTGTCTTTGCACTCTGCAGTAGATATTGTCATTTATCAGTGACCCGAACTTTACTACATCCGAAAACACTTTCAATTTCTACATCAGAAAGAATTGGACTTACTGTTTCAAAGAACTTAATGCCATATTCATCAGCAAGAGCTTGACCTTTGGAAGTTGGCACAGCCTAGATAGGAAAAAGgaataataatatcaataacATCTAATGGAAACTCTTGTGAATCAGAAAAGAAGTAATTGATCAAAGAAGTTAGGACAAGAAATTCCAATGGTaacaattttcataaatataataattaccCTTTTGCTTTCATCCATATCAGCCTTGTTCCCGACCAAAATCTTGTTGACATTATCAGAAGCATGCTGCTCTATGTTGCGAATCCAGTTCCTGATGTCTGAATGATTCAGTTAAACATTAAACAATTAAGTTAAATCTGCTCTCGCAAATGCTGAATCTGGTTATCAAACAGCAATTTTTAAAAGGTGGTCATGCAACTGCAACTTGAGACCATAAAACCAGCTTAAGCTCAAAATTGGAACAAAATTATCACATCTCTCAGCAAAAGAGAACCCAAAAATCACACTGAACAATAGAACGTCTACATATATAAGCAGGTAGCAAAAAAatgaattgagaaaaaaatcgAAGTTACAAAAGAAGAGCATTGACGCAAGCTAGTGAGAGCATTTACTATTGAAAGAAGACTCGTCCGTGACATCATACACCAGCAGAATCCCCATTGCTCCTCGGTAATACGCTGTAAACAACCAAATTCAAACTTGACTGAGAGAGacaaattgaaaatgaaagaaaatttcaCATTTGAAGAGACCTTTTAATTCAATCCCCTAGCAATTTTATTCCAAAGACTTCATAAGTGCTGAGAGTAGCTTGCACAGGGGCAGGCCTATGTAGCCCAAGGGCGTCAATTAAATCCCCATCGTCGAGAAACTTCCCAATTATGTGGTAAAgtacattttgaaaaattaaagtatgtGCATATACAAGTTATCCAATACCCCTGATAAAAGGAATCATTAACCATTGACAAGCTTCAAATCAATATGGCCACTACATATAGCCGCTCCAAACTCTATTTATTTAGGACACAAGTTACCCAAAAAAAAGTCTCTGTCTCGTTTAACCGTTGCAAGGAGCTAACATCCTAGGACATCTGCAGATCCAGAACTAGtaatctttatttcttttcaccCTTGCAAAAAGCTAGGACTGGAAACATTTCCAATCCAACAACACTCGACTCACTGGGTTTGGATATACCTGTTGTGATAGTGCGGAAACGCTCTTGACCAGCTGTATCCCAAATTTGTAACTTAATCCGCTTGCCATCAAGTTCAATTGTTCTTATCTTAAAATCAATTCTGTAAAAGCAGAGCAATCCGGTAAATATGAAGGAGGAGGAAAAGTAAAAGCCAGGAAAAAGATTGAGAGGAGGCAATAATCAGTGCAATGAGGTATAAATTCactatatttttcaagaatgaCGATCCCAAACTAGACAGTTTATATAGGTCCTGCACAAGAGAGCACATTTTTTCTACTCTTTTTTTCCAGCACAATATTTTCCTGCTACATTTCAAAGATCATTGGCGTATAACTTTTTCACAGTTTCTTGAAAACTTCTTCAATTATCAGAGTAACACCTCAAATTTCTGCATCATTTGACTAAAACGATAGT includes:
- the LOC107018114 gene encoding ras-related protein RABE1c-like — translated: MAAPPARARADYDYLIKLLLIGDSGVGKSCLLLRFSDGSFTTSFITTIGIDFKIRTIELDGKRIKLQIWDTAGQERFRTITTAYYRGAMGILLVYDVTDESSFNNIRNWIRNIEQHASDNVNKILVGNKADMDESKRAVPTSKGQALADEYGIKFFETSAKTNLNVEEVFFSIGKDIKQRLSESDSKTEPQSIRINQSDQAGTAGQGAQKSSCCGS